The following nucleotide sequence is from Frankiales bacterium.
AGGTAGCCCGCCAGGTCCTCGTCCGCCTGTGCCCGCTCGTCGTCGGTCAGCTCTTCCTCCGGCATCAGCTCGTCCAGGCGCAGGCGCGGCGGCACGAGGTCGCCGACCACGAGCACCGTGACCGCCGTCAGCGGGACGAACGAGACCTTGCCCTCGGGGGTCTGCCGGCCGAGGTCACGGGTGCGGGCGCCGACGACGTCGCGCCACGGGATCTTTACATCGTGCTGGCCACCCCATCGCCGGCCGAGGCCTCGGGGCTCGAGCGCGAGCGCGGCCTGGCCGGCCACGACGTCTACAGGGACGCCGTCGTTGAACCACACTGCCCACGTCCTGCCGTCGAAGATCGCGACGCCCAGTCCGATCACCCGGCCGCGCCACCGCGTGCTGCCCGAGAGGACGCCTTCCGTCATCCGGCGTCGCGCCCTGTTCCGGGCCAGCAACTGACCTACCGCGATGAGGCCGAGGACGACCACGAGCGTCCCGGCGACCAACCAGTCGCGAAAGACGGCGGCCATCACGATGAAACCCAGAGCGAACAGGCCGGTGAAGCCCCCGAACCGCGCGAACACGTCTCCCACCCCCGTCAGGCAGCCTCTGCCGATGCAGCCTACGGCGGGGCGGCAGCGGCCGATCATGCCATCGACGCGCGGCGGGTCGCCGCCACGGGGCCGAGCCCGCTCCCGTCGGGCCGATGCTCCGCCTGATGCGCCGCGCGACCGGCCCATACGTGGAGCGGTGACAATCGGCCGCCGGCCCACCGCCGACCGGTCGGGACGACAGTTGCGGAGGCCCGGGCCCACCTACTGCCGGGCGGGGGGGCCCGCGACCCAGGGGCCGGCGGTGATCGGCGCACCGAGGGCGGACACGTCGTGCGAGCAGGTGAGGGTGCCGGCCGGCAGGGCGAGGGTGATCACGGTGGGGTCGCCGGCCAGCGCCACGCGCAGCGTCGTCACCGGCACCGGCGCGCAGGCCGCCGGGTCGTAGTTCGCGGTGTCGGCGAGGCCGAGCAGGAACGACGCCAGGCCGGGACCGACCACGGCGGACTTCGACGGAGCCACGGGATCGTGGAGCGCGGGCGAGCCGACCACCTGGCCGGCGGCGTCGGCGACGGTGACGGCTGGGTACCCGGCCAGCGTGCACGAGCCGCCGTCCTTCACCGTGGCCACCACCGAGCGGTAGCTGGTGCCGGCGGCCGCGCCTCCCGCGCCGAGCGCGAGGGAGACCTCGGAGGCCCGGCACGCGGTTCGCGTCGGGGTGGGCGTGGACGTCGCGCTGGTGGTCGTCGGCTCCGGCGATCCCACGGTGGCCGTGCTGCTCGCGGCCGGGGGCAGGCTGCTGGCGGCCGGCAGTCCGCCCTCGTCCGTACCGGGCGAGAGGAGCAGCGCCGCCCCGGTGACGACGAGGGCCGTCGCGGCCACCGACGCGGTCGCGGTGAGCGCCCGTCGACGGCGGCGCCGGGTGTCGCCCCGTCGGACGACGTCGTCCGCGGCCCAGTGCGTGCGCGGAGGCGTACGCCCCGCGTCGTCGAACAGCTGCTGGAGGTCGGGGCTCATGAGGGTTCCTCCCACTCGTGCGCCGGCACGGAGACGGCCGGCCCCAAGGACGTGCGCAGGGAATCCAGTGCGCGTGACAGGCGGCTCTTGACGGTGCCCACGGGCACGTCGAGCACCCGCGCGATCTCGTCGACGGCGAGGTCGTCGACGAAGCGGAGCACCACGACGGCGCGCTGCGGACCGGGCAGCGCGGCGAGCGCGCGCAGCAGCGGCGCGTCCTGGGCGTCCACCGCGTCGAACGCCGCCGCGGCGCCGGCGTCGACGGTGTCGACCGGCTCGCGCACCGAGGTCTCACGCCGGCTCGGCCGGCGCAGCACGTCCACGTGCTTGCCCACGAGCACCCGGTTGGCGTAGGCGTCGACATTGCCCCTGCCCGCCAGCCGGGACCACCGCGAGTACACCGACACCAGGACCTCTTGTGTGAGGTCGTCGGCGGTGTGCCAGTCGCCGCAGAGGAAGTACGCCTTGCGCCGCAGGGCCGGGGCGCGCACGGCCATCCAGCCGCGGAACCCGGCCTCGTCCGGCGTGAGCGCCGTCGCAGCTCTGTCCACGCCCCGCACCTCCTCGGCTCCCCGTCACCCCTTCATCGTTGCGAGAGCCCCGAAACGTTCCCTGCGGCTCCCTCCGCGTGACCGGCACGAGGAAGGCCGTGCGGGACGTCGCCTCGCGTGATGGCGCATGAAGGCGGTGCGAGGACCGTCAAGGGGGGCGCGTTCGCGCGCCGGCCGGTCACCAGTCGTGGACGGTGCCGTCGTGCAGGCGGTTGACCGGCAGGTACGCCCGCTCGTACGGGTACCGGCGGGCGGCCTCGTCGTCGAGCTCCACGCCCAGCCCCGGCTGGTCGCCCGGGTGCAGGTAGCCGTCCTGGAACGTGAAGCTCTGCCGGAAGACCTCCTGGGTGCGGTCGCCGTGGCGCATGTACTCCTGGATCCCGAAGTTGTGGATCGCGAGGTCGAGGTGCAGCGCGGCGGCCATGCCGACGGGCGAGATGTCGGTGGGGCCGTGGAAGCCGGACCGCACCTGGTACGCGGCCGCGTGATCCATCAGCTTGCGCAGCGGCGTGATGCCGCCGAAGTGCGTGACGGACGAGCGCACGTAGTCGATCAGCTGCTCGGAGATCAGCGTCTGGTAGTCCCATCCCGTGTTGAAGACCTCGCCGATCGCCAGCGGTGTCGTGCTGTGCCGGCGGACGAGCCGCAGCGCCTCCTGGTTCTCCGCGGGCGTGCAGTCCTCGAGCCAGAACAGGTCGTAGGGCTCGAGCGCCTTCGCGAGGCGTGCGGCCTGGATCGGAGTCATCCGGTGGTGCCCGTCGTGCAGCAGGGTGAGCTGCGGGCCGAACTCGTTCCGCACGGCCTCGAACACGGACGGCAGGTGGCGCAGGTAGGCGCCGGTGTCCCAGTCCTCCTCCGCCGGAAGCGCCTGCCGCCGCGCGGGCTCGTAGTCGTAGCGGGTGCCCGAGATCGCCTGTGCCGCGACGCCGTACAGCGCGGTGATGCCGGGCACCGCGGTCTGCACGCGGATCGCGGTGTAGCCGAGCTCCTGGTGCTCGCGGATCGAGTCGAACAGCGACGGCAGGTCCGTGCCGCTGGCGTGGCCGTACGCCCGGGCGCCGGCCCTGCTGGCGCCGCCGAGCAGCTGGTAGACGGGGAGCCCCGCGATCTTGCCCTTGATGTCCCAGAGCGCCATGTCCACGGCGGCGATCGCGGCCATCGTGACGGGTCCGCGGCGCCAGTAGCCGCCGCGGTAGAGGAACTGCCAGGTGTCCTCGATGCGCTGCGGGTCGCGATCGATCAGCAGCGGGACGACGTGCTCGGCGAGGTAGGCCGCGACGGCGAGCTCGCGACCGTTGAGCGTCGCGTCGCCGAGGCCCGTGAAGCCCTCGGACGTTGTGATCCGCAGGGTGACGAAGTTGCGGTCCGGGCTCGTGACCACGACGTCGGCGCCCACGATCCGGTGCTGCGGTGTGCTCATGGCTGCGACTGGTTCCTCTCGGTCGGGACGGTGCCGGCGTGCGCGGCCGGGGGTGCGTGCCGGGTCACCGCGCGAGCTCCTCGCCCAGCGCGACGACGGCGGCGACGAGCTCGGCGTCGGCTGCCAGCGACGGGTCGAGGACGCCGAGCGCGCGGGCCACGCCCTGCCGCAGGGGTCCGGCGGCGAGCGCCACGAGCTCGGCGGCGCGGGGGTCGGGGGCCGGGCCGTCCGGCGAGCGCAGGGCGAGCACCCACGCGGCCAGCACCCGGGCGGCGCCGAGTGGAAGGCGGCTCGCCGCCCGTTCGGCCCGCAGCGTCGGCAGGATGCGGACGGGGAGCTTGAGCGACCCGTCCTGGGCGATCTGCGCGAGCCGGTGCTCGATCGCGGCGTTGGCGAACCGCTCGGCCAGCGCGGCCCGGTAGGCCGCCAGCTCGGCGTCCGGCAGGGTCAGGTGGGCGCAGGCCTCGTCCCACCACTGCTCGACCCACGCCCGGCAGACGTCGTCGGCGATGGCCTCGGCGACCGTGCGGTGGCCGCGCCACGGCGCCGCGTAGGCGAGCAGCGAGTGGGCGCCGTTGAGCAGCGCCAGCTTGCGCGTGCCGTACGGTCGCGTGTCGGGCACCCACCTCGCCCCGGCGGTGTCCCACCTCGGCAGCTCGCCGCCGGGTGCGGACTCGAGCACCCACTCGGCGAAGGGCTCCGTCACCACCGGCACCGCGTCGTCGTAGCCGCTCCCGGCCGCGATCCGCGCGCGGTCGGCGTCGGTGGTGGCGGGGGTGATCCGGTCGACCACCGTCGACACGAACGTGGCGGAGTGCGCGACCCAGTCCGCGAGCGCGGGATCGACCCGCTCGGCCAGGCGGCGCACCGACGCCGCGAGGGCGACGCCGTTGTCCGGCAGGTTGTCGCACGGGATCACGACGATCGGCCCGGCGTCGGCCGACCGCCTGGCGCGCATCCCCGACACGAGCCGGCCGACCGGTGTGCGCAGCGGTGGCTGGTCGCCCGCCCGGGCCGACCTCAGGTCGCCCAGGTCTGCGGCGACGTCGGGGTCGCTCTCGTCCAGCGCGCCCTCGGCGCCGAGGTGGTAGCCGGCCTCGGTGACGGTGAGCGTGACGTACCGCACCGCGGGGTCGGCCCAGTACGCGGACCAGGCCGCGAGGTCGTCACCCGGGTGCGCCGCGACGAGCGACTCGACCACCTCGTAGCTGCTGCCGGACTGCGCCCGGACGTCGAGCACGTAGAGGCAGTCCTGCCGCGCGAGCGACTCGGCGAGGCGGCGGCTGCGCCCGGAGAACGCCGCGATGCCCCAGGCGTCGCGATCCGAGGCGGCCTGGGTGAACCAGGCCTGGTGGCTGCGGAAGAAGCCGCCCAGCCCCAGGTGCAGGGCACGGGCCGGCGGACGGGCGCGCGAGCGGCGCAGCGCGCTCACAGCACGAACACCTCGCGCGGGCGGCCCGTGACGAGGTCGACGGCGGCGAGCATCGCGTCGTCCTCGGTGATGCGGTGCTCGGCGACCAGCCCGGCGAGGAAGCCGCTGTCGAGCCGGCGCGCCATGTCGTGCCGGGCCGGGATCGAGCAGAACGCGCGGGTGTCGTCGACGAAGCCGGACGTGCGCGAGAGCCCGACGGTCTCGGTGACGGCCGATCTCCACCGGCGCACGGCGTCCGGCGCGTCGAGGAACCACCACGGGGCACCGACGTACACCGACGGATAGAAGCCGGCGAGCGGCGCGATCTCGCGCGAGAACGTGGACTCGTCGACGGTGAACAGCACGAGCCTCAGGTTGGGGTGCGTGCCGAAGCGCTCGAGCAGGGGGCGCAGCGAGTCCGTGAACTCGGTGCGCAGGGGGATGTCGTGACCGGTGTCGGGGCCGAACTCGCGCAGCGTGGGCGAGTGGTGGTTGCGCCGCACCCCCGGGTGCAGCGTCATCGTGAGGCCGTCCTCGGTCGACATCCGCGCCATCTCCAGCAGCATGTGCCGGCGCAGCGCCGTGCACTCCGCCGCCGACGCCGCGCGGCGCAGGGCGTCGGCGTAGACGCGCTCGGCGTCGGCCGGCGGCAGCGGTGCCGTGCCGACGTCCTCGTGGCTGTGGTCGGCGGAGCGCGCGCCGTGCGCCAGGAAGTACGCGCGGCGCGCCTCCATCGCGGCCACCCAGCCGC
It contains:
- a CDS encoding DUF4232 domain-containing protein, coding for MSPDLQQLFDDAGRTPPRTHWAADDVVRRGDTRRRRRRALTATASVAATALVVTGAALLLSPGTDEGGLPAASSLPPAASSTATVGSPEPTTTSATSTPTPTRTACRASEVSLALGAGGAAAGTSYRSVVATVKDGGSCTLAGYPAVTVADAAGQVVGSPALHDPVAPSKSAVVGPGLASFLLGLADTANYDPAACAPVPVTTLRVALAGDPTVITLALPAGTLTCSHDVSALGAPITAGPWVAGPPARQ
- a CDS encoding SigE family RNA polymerase sigma factor yields the protein MDRAATALTPDEAGFRGWMAVRAPALRRKAYFLCGDWHTADDLTQEVLVSVYSRWSRLAGRGNVDAYANRVLVGKHVDVLRRPSRRETSVREPVDTVDAGAAAAFDAVDAQDAPLLRALAALPGPQRAVVVLRFVDDLAVDEIARVLDVPVGTVKSRLSRALDSLRTSLGPAVSVPAHEWEEPS
- a CDS encoding D-galactonate dehydratase family protein, which encodes MSTPQHRIVGADVVVTSPDRNFVTLRITTSEGFTGLGDATLNGRELAVAAYLAEHVVPLLIDRDPQRIEDTWQFLYRGGYWRRGPVTMAAIAAVDMALWDIKGKIAGLPVYQLLGGASRAGARAYGHASGTDLPSLFDSIREHQELGYTAIRVQTAVPGITALYGVAAQAISGTRYDYEPARRQALPAEEDWDTGAYLRHLPSVFEAVRNEFGPQLTLLHDGHHRMTPIQAARLAKALEPYDLFWLEDCTPAENQEALRLVRRHSTTPLAIGEVFNTGWDYQTLISEQLIDYVRSSVTHFGGITPLRKLMDHAAAYQVRSGFHGPTDISPVGMAAALHLDLAIHNFGIQEYMRHGDRTQEVFRQSFTFQDGYLHPGDQPGLGVELDDEAARRYPYERAYLPVNRLHDGTVHDW
- a CDS encoding mannitol dehydrogenase family protein; translation: MHLGLGGFFRSHQAWFTQAASDRDAWGIAAFSGRSRRLAESLARQDCLYVLDVRAQSGSSYEVVESLVAAHPGDDLAAWSAYWADPAVRYVTLTVTEAGYHLGAEGALDESDPDVAADLGDLRSARAGDQPPLRTPVGRLVSGMRARRSADAGPIVVIPCDNLPDNGVALAASVRRLAERVDPALADWVAHSATFVSTVVDRITPATTDADRARIAAGSGYDDAVPVVTEPFAEWVLESAPGGELPRWDTAGARWVPDTRPYGTRKLALLNGAHSLLAYAAPWRGHRTVAEAIADDVCRAWVEQWWDEACAHLTLPDAELAAYRAALAERFANAAIEHRLAQIAQDGSLKLPVRILPTLRAERAASRLPLGAARVLAAWVLALRSPDGPAPDPRAAELVALAAGPLRQGVARALGVLDPSLAADAELVAAVVALGEELAR
- the uxaC gene encoding glucuronate isomerase, which gives rise to MLHPDRLLPPDPGVREIARRILAEIRGLPIISPHGHVDARLLLDDLPFRDPASLLVTPDHYVTRLLHASGVPLSALEVGRGPLDEESARSVWRLLCERWDVFLGTPVRTWLEAELVEIFGVSVVPDADTADEVYDAVAARLALPELTARRLYERFGIEVLATTDDPVDNLAAHAALRADPTWSGRVVPTFRPDRYLEPASATWPDDVERLGAAAGVDAGTYRGWVAAMEARRAYFLAHGARSADHSHEDVGTAPLPPADAERVYADALRRAASAAECTALRRHMLLEMARMSTEDGLTMTLHPGVRRNHHSPTLREFGPDTGHDIPLRTEFTDSLRPLLERFGTHPNLRLVLFTVDESTFSREIAPLAGFYPSVYVGAPWWFLDAPDAVRRWRSAVTETVGLSRTSGFVDDTRAFCSIPARHDMARRLDSGFLAGLVAEHRITEDDAMLAAVDLVTGRPREVFVL